In one Vibrio sp. VB16 genomic region, the following are encoded:
- a CDS encoding MarR family transcriptional regulator — MRLAHKRKVQMKLQKRVKVVLTAPSTEPKQKKTVQNDVIKVTEEKVVTSIALTPKQQQVLDIVLNSPEGINSKQIGLEAGQEEGKAASWATGALKKLLEENLVLKVQLEGNKVQYKAN; from the coding sequence ATGAGACTCGCTCATAAACGTAAAGTGCAAATGAAGTTGCAAAAACGCGTAAAAGTCGTTTTAACAGCACCTTCAACAGAGCCAAAACAGAAAAAAACAGTTCAAAATGACGTGATTAAAGTAACAGAAGAGAAAGTTGTTACGTCTATTGCCTTAACACCAAAACAACAACAAGTTCTTGATATTGTTTTGAATAGTCCTGAAGGAATCAATAGTAAACAAATTGGTTTAGAAGCAGGGCAAGAAGAAGGCAAAGCTGCCTCTTGGGCGACGGGTGCACTGAAAAAGTTACTAGAAGAAAATCTTGTACTAAAAGTGCAGCTTGAAGGTAACAAGGTTCAGTATAAAGCGAACTAA